A genomic segment from Ptychodera flava strain L36383 chromosome 19, AS_Pfla_20210202, whole genome shotgun sequence encodes:
- the LOC139118407 gene encoding uncharacterized protein, whose protein sequence is MATEQPPQAYPAPGQQNPPPAYNEAPPQQYQPAYPSQPYQQQPPLPGQPQPYYQQPPAMMQQQQQQNTVVVVNQQQQQQPNVVVVEENYENPCHMDCTDNCPANAFGQCCASAWSCDLDHKWYSVGGKGVCWILVLILVYIIVGSLAVMMFVVALLIVFYCMFYTE, encoded by the exons ATGGCTACCGAACAACCACCTCAAGCATACCCAGCCCCCGGTCAACAGAATCCACCACCGGCCTACAATGAGGCGCCTCCCCAACAATACCAACCGGCGTATCCATCGCAACCATACCAACAGCAGCCTCCTTTACCGGGTCAACCGCAGCCGTACTACCAACAACCGCCTGCAATGATgcagcaacaacagcaacagaACACCGTCGTGGTCGTAAaccaacaacagcaacaaca ACCGAACGTTGTCGTGGTTGAAGAAAACTACGAAAACCCGTGTCACATGGATTGCACGGATAACTGTCCAGCCAATGCCTTTGGGCAATGCTGTGCGTCagcctggtcatgtgatctggatCACAAATG GTATTCTGTGGGTGGTAAAGGAGTATGCTGGATACTGGTTCTCATATTGGTTTACATCATCGTCGGGTCTCTCGCAGTCATGATGTTCGTCGTGGCTTTATTGATCGTATTCTATTGTATGTTTTACACAGAATGA